One part of the Candidatus Aquiluna sp. UB-MaderosW2red genome encodes these proteins:
- a CDS encoding acyl-CoA dehydrogenase, with protein sequence MDINADVQLDQAEIGEMILGRWAEVRRHTRSVITQNKLFKIEGMPYEKHRERVMDQLRVLGKAGATQHGFPEFAGGKGDPGGGLASFEELVFADPSLQIKYGVQIGLFSSAIGYLGTEYHLKNLLPAAISLEVPGAFAMTETGHGSDVASIGTTATYDSDSKEFVIHTPDRHSYKDYLGNAAMHGEAAVVFAQLYTDGENQGVHAFYVPIRKKGKLLPGVGSQDDGLKGGLNGIDNGRLFFNQVRVPRRNLLNRYADVLEDGTYTSTIESPGRRFFTQLGALVQGRVSLTGAVTNAQKLALDIAVRYSEERKQFHGPDGQEKTLMDYGRHQRRLIPLIARTYAQIFMHHELLESFHGVFSGENDTDETRQDLETVAAAGKALSSWYALETIQQCREACGGQGFMAEHRMTGLRADLDVYVTFEGDNNVLLQLVAKRLLGDYAKAFKSPDFSTLAQFVAGQVGEATINRGGLRGLAQNLIDFGSTARSVGFVKEQEHQHQLLTDRVHTMVAKLANALKAGGKDKLKQAELFNRYQNDIILAAKAHGELILWEAFTDALGTIKDQDSKKILTWLRDLYGFTILEENMAWYLINGRISSSRAEAITEYIDTRLLPRLRPHVISLVDAFELDESLVRSTLAKDEAERRATINTLVRK encoded by the coding sequence ATGGATATCAATGCGGACGTTCAATTAGACCAGGCTGAAATTGGCGAAATGATTTTGGGCCGTTGGGCCGAAGTGCGCCGCCATACTCGAAGCGTCATCACCCAAAATAAACTATTTAAAATTGAGGGAATGCCCTACGAAAAGCACCGTGAGCGGGTCATGGATCAGCTTCGGGTTCTCGGAAAGGCCGGCGCCACCCAGCACGGGTTCCCCGAGTTCGCCGGCGGTAAGGGTGACCCTGGTGGAGGACTGGCCAGCTTCGAGGAGCTTGTGTTTGCAGACCCTTCGCTTCAAATCAAATACGGTGTACAGATTGGGCTGTTTAGCTCGGCAATTGGCTACCTGGGCACCGAGTATCACCTGAAGAATCTTTTGCCAGCCGCCATATCCCTTGAGGTTCCTGGCGCTTTTGCCATGACCGAGACCGGCCATGGCTCGGATGTCGCCTCTATCGGCACCACCGCTACCTATGACTCGGATTCAAAAGAGTTCGTTATTCACACGCCAGATCGTCACAGCTATAAGGACTACCTGGGCAACGCGGCAATGCACGGTGAAGCTGCTGTCGTTTTTGCTCAGCTTTATACCGACGGTGAGAATCAGGGTGTGCACGCTTTTTATGTGCCAATACGCAAAAAGGGCAAGCTATTGCCGGGTGTGGGTTCGCAGGATGATGGTCTCAAAGGTGGGCTGAACGGAATCGATAACGGAAGGTTATTTTTCAACCAGGTTCGAGTCCCAAGGCGCAACCTGCTCAACCGTTACGCAGATGTTTTAGAAGACGGCACCTACACCTCAACAATCGAATCTCCCGGCCGCAGGTTTTTTACCCAGCTTGGAGCTTTGGTTCAGGGTCGAGTCTCACTCACCGGAGCCGTTACCAATGCTCAGAAACTCGCTCTGGATATCGCGGTTCGCTACAGCGAGGAGCGCAAGCAGTTTCACGGGCCAGATGGTCAAGAAAAGACCCTGATGGATTACGGTCGCCATCAGCGCCGTCTAATTCCCTTGATTGCCAGAACATATGCTCAAATTTTTATGCACCACGAACTTCTCGAGTCCTTTCACGGGGTCTTTTCGGGAGAGAACGACACCGATGAAACCCGCCAGGACCTCGAGACAGTTGCGGCGGCCGGTAAGGCACTCAGCAGTTGGTATGCACTAGAAACCATCCAGCAGTGCCGTGAAGCTTGCGGTGGCCAAGGTTTTATGGCGGAGCACCGGATGACCGGTTTGCGCGCAGACCTAGATGTGTATGTGACATTCGAGGGCGACAACAACGTTTTGCTACAGCTAGTTGCCAAAAGGTTATTGGGTGACTACGCCAAGGCGTTCAAGTCACCAGATTTTTCCACCCTTGCGCAATTTGTGGCAGGCCAGGTCGGTGAAGCAACCATCAACCGAGGCGGCCTCAGGGGCTTGGCTCAGAACTTGATTGACTTTGGTTCAACAGCCCGTTCGGTTGGGTTTGTGAAGGAGCAAGAGCACCAGCACCAGCTGCTTACCGACCGAGTCCACACCATGGTTGCAAAGTTGGCAAACGCTCTCAAAGCCGGCGGCAAGGACAAGCTCAAGCAGGCTGAACTCTTCAACCGCTACCAAAACGACATCATCTTGGCCGCTAAGGCTCATGGCGAATTGATTCTTTGGGAAGCATTCACCGATGCTTTGGGAACCATCAAAGACCAGGACTCCAAAAAAATCCTAACTTGGCTCAGAGATCTTTATGGCTTCACCATTTTGGAGGAGAACATGGCCTGGTACTTGATTAATGGCCGAATCAGCTCCTCTCGAGCAGAAGCCATCACCGAATACATTGACACCAGGCTGCTTCCAAGGCTCAGGCCGCACGTTATTAGCTTGGTTGACGCCTTTGAGTTAGATGAGTCTCTAGTTAGAAGCACGCTGGCCAAAGATGAAGCCGAACGCCGCGCCACAATCAACACCCTAGTGAGGAAATAA
- a CDS encoding thiolase family protein, which yields MKAQEVYFVDGVRTPFGKAGEKGAYWNTRADDLVVKAMIGLLERHPDFPLDAIDDVAIAATTQQGDQGLTIGRTASILAGLPNTVPGFAIDRMCAGAMTAVTTTGSGIGFGAYDLVLAGGVEHMGRHPMGFDSDPNPRFLSEKLVSPDALNMGCTAEKIHDRFPHLTKERADAFAVGSQQKAAKAYKEGKIQKDLIPVSAGSAAGWNLVTQDELMRPESTLEGMKDLKTPFRAHGKVTAGNASPLTDGATIALLASGDAVKKHNLKPRMKMVSFAFAGVEPEIMGIGPIPSTEKALEKAGLTIKDIGLLELNEAFAVQVLSFLDHFGIADDDPRVNQYGGAIAFGHPLASSGVRLMNQLSRQFEEHPEVKYGVTAMCIGLGMGGTIIWENLSHGGK from the coding sequence ATGAAGGCTCAGGAAGTTTATTTTGTGGATGGCGTTAGAACCCCATTTGGCAAAGCCGGAGAAAAGGGTGCTTACTGGAACACCAGAGCCGATGACTTGGTGGTCAAGGCGATGATTGGTCTTTTGGAGCGCCACCCAGATTTTCCCTTAGATGCGATAGATGACGTGGCAATCGCTGCCACCACCCAGCAGGGCGATCAAGGTTTGACGATCGGGAGAACCGCCAGCATTTTGGCGGGCCTCCCGAACACCGTTCCGGGTTTTGCAATTGACCGGATGTGTGCTGGCGCAATGACTGCTGTAACCACCACCGGATCGGGCATCGGCTTTGGTGCCTATGACCTGGTTCTTGCCGGCGGAGTTGAGCACATGGGTAGACACCCGATGGGCTTTGATTCTGACCCAAACCCCAGATTCCTCTCCGAGAAGCTGGTCTCGCCAGACGCACTAAACATGGGTTGCACAGCAGAAAAAATTCACGACCGCTTCCCCCACCTCACCAAAGAGCGGGCCGATGCATTTGCAGTTGGCAGCCAGCAAAAGGCGGCCAAGGCTTATAAAGAAGGCAAGATTCAAAAAGACCTAATTCCAGTTTCGGCTGGCAGCGCAGCCGGTTGGAACTTGGTCACTCAGGATGAACTAATGCGACCAGAGTCAACACTCGAAGGCATGAAAGATCTAAAGACCCCATTCAGAGCCCACGGCAAAGTAACTGCTGGAAACGCATCACCACTGACTGACGGCGCGACCATTGCGCTTTTGGCATCCGGTGATGCTGTGAAAAAGCACAACCTAAAGCCAAGAATGAAAATGGTTAGTTTCGCCTTTGCCGGAGTGGAGCCAGAGATCATGGGCATAGGTCCAATTCCCTCCACCGAAAAGGCGCTTGAAAAAGCCGGGCTTACCATAAAGGACATCGGGCTCCTTGAGCTAAACGAAGCTTTTGCGGTGCAAGTTTTGTCCTTTTTGGATCACTTTGGAATTGCCGATGACGACCCAAGGGTCAATCAATACGGCGGCGCCATTGCCTTTGGTCACCCCCTTGCATCAAGCGGAGTAAGGCTGATGAATCAGCTGTCTAGACAATTCGAAGAGCACCCAGAGGTCAAGTACGGAGTAACAGCAATGTGCATCGGGCTTGGCATGGGTGGAACAATAATCTGGGAAAACCTAAGCCATGGAGGCAAATAA
- a CDS encoding 3-hydroxyacyl-CoA dehydrogenase NAD-binding domain-containing protein gives MERFAPLLADTDEIITHSYVSDVNLASGKIIALITLDNGKDHTRPNTLGPHTLLEFATKLDELKARAANKEIHGVAVTGKPYYLAAGVDLTKVQGLQDRHSGRLIGEMGHWALDKLSDLGVPSFVFINGLALGGGLEVALNADYRTVNQAAPAIALPEVFLGLIPGWGGAYLLPNLIGIKNALKVMLENPLKQNRMLKPQEAFELGIADAIFDSPRFLEQSLAWADEVLGGKKIKRKNEPGAIEKATIWGPAVSIARSMVEEKLGKVPLAPYRVLDLIGAAKSGSKKDAFEREDQAIEDLSASDQFRASIYAFNLVQKHAKKPQGAPDSKLAKPVTKVGVVGAGLMASQFALLFLRRLEVPVVITDISQDRIDKGLSYIVSELDKLVEKGRLSSDDRNRYVGNLSGSLDYAAFANCDWVIEAVFEELSIKQEVFSAIEKVVREDCILATNTSSLSVDAIGSALKNPERLIGFHFFNPVAVMPLVEVVRAKNSGDEAIATAMKVARGLKKTAVITSDSAGFVVNRLLGYLLGEAMRAVDEGASFDQVTSAIAPLGLPMNPFDLLELVGLKVGAHVLDSMHAFNSERFYASANLHKLAEYGKLLERDSKGKIKGYDKRAIEIVGNSANKGRSEQEIFEAVNVGLAKEIKLMLEEGVVQSAEDIDLCMIMGAGWPFHLGGITPYLDRSGSSEKAFGSSFHTPMIIGVRD, from the coding sequence ATGGAGCGCTTCGCACCCCTTTTGGCTGACACTGATGAAATTATCACCCACTCTTATGTTTCGGATGTAAATCTTGCCTCAGGAAAAATAATCGCACTAATCACCCTGGATAACGGCAAAGACCACACCAGGCCAAACACCCTTGGTCCCCACACCCTGCTCGAATTTGCAACCAAGCTCGATGAACTAAAGGCTCGCGCTGCAAATAAGGAAATTCACGGCGTCGCCGTAACCGGCAAGCCATATTATTTGGCAGCGGGTGTTGACCTAACCAAGGTTCAGGGTCTGCAAGATCGCCACTCTGGCCGCCTGATTGGCGAGATGGGCCACTGGGCGCTGGATAAACTCTCCGACTTAGGTGTTCCCAGCTTTGTCTTTATCAACGGCCTGGCGCTTGGCGGCGGACTAGAGGTTGCACTGAATGCTGATTACCGAACTGTCAACCAAGCAGCGCCAGCAATAGCACTGCCCGAGGTGTTCCTCGGGCTGATTCCGGGTTGGGGTGGAGCATACCTGCTGCCGAATTTGATCGGCATCAAAAACGCCCTCAAGGTGATGCTGGAGAATCCGCTCAAGCAAAACCGCATGCTAAAGCCCCAAGAAGCCTTTGAGCTCGGGATCGCCGATGCGATATTTGACTCCCCTAGATTCTTAGAGCAATCCTTAGCCTGGGCCGATGAGGTCTTGGGCGGCAAAAAAATAAAGCGCAAAAACGAGCCTGGCGCAATCGAGAAAGCCACTATCTGGGGACCGGCTGTCTCAATAGCAAGGTCCATGGTCGAAGAAAAACTCGGCAAGGTGCCACTTGCCCCCTACCGAGTGCTTGATTTGATTGGCGCTGCAAAATCTGGCAGCAAAAAAGACGCCTTCGAGCGCGAAGACCAGGCAATTGAAGACCTCAGCGCTTCTGACCAGTTCCGAGCCTCAATCTACGCATTTAATCTTGTTCAAAAACACGCCAAAAAGCCTCAGGGCGCACCTGACTCCAAGCTAGCTAAACCAGTCACCAAGGTTGGTGTGGTTGGGGCTGGGCTAATGGCCTCGCAGTTTGCCTTGTTGTTTTTACGCAGGCTCGAGGTGCCGGTGGTTATTACCGACATCTCGCAAGATCGAATCGATAAGGGTCTTTCGTATATCGTTTCAGAGCTGGACAAGCTGGTTGAAAAAGGCCGACTTTCCTCGGACGACCGCAATCGCTATGTCGGTAACCTGTCCGGGTCTTTGGACTACGCGGCATTTGCGAACTGCGACTGGGTTATCGAGGCAGTGTTCGAAGAGCTATCCATCAAACAGGAAGTCTTTAGCGCCATTGAAAAGGTAGTGCGCGAGGATTGCATCCTCGCCACCAACACCTCTTCGTTGTCGGTGGACGCAATTGGGTCGGCATTGAAAAACCCAGAGCGCCTTATTGGCTTTCACTTCTTCAACCCCGTGGCAGTTATGCCGCTGGTCGAGGTAGTAAGGGCCAAAAACTCTGGTGACGAGGCGATTGCTACCGCAATGAAGGTGGCCAGGGGTCTAAAAAAGACCGCCGTCATCACTTCTGATTCGGCAGGCTTTGTTGTAAACCGCCTGCTCGGTTACCTTCTCGGAGAAGCCATGCGTGCAGTCGATGAGGGCGCCAGCTTCGATCAGGTAACAAGCGCGATTGCCCCACTTGGTTTGCCAATGAACCCTTTTGATCTATTGGAGTTGGTAGGGCTCAAAGTCGGTGCTCACGTTTTGGACTCGATGCACGCGTTCAACTCTGAGCGCTTCTATGCAAGTGCAAACCTTCACAAACTTGCCGAATACGGCAAGCTATTAGAGCGTGACTCCAAGGGCAAGATCAAGGGTTATGACAAAAGGGCCATTGAGATTGTCGGCAACTCGGCGAATAAGGGCCGCTCGGAGCAGGAGATATTTGAGGCAGTGAATGTTGGTCTGGCCAAGGAGATCAAGTTAATGCTTGAAGAGGGTGTCGTGCAATCGGCCGAAGACATCGACCTTTGCATGATCATGGGTGCCGGTTGGCCATTCCACCTAGGTGGAATTACCCCTTATCTTGATCGTTCTGGTTCTTCTGAGAAGGCATTTGGTTCAAGCTTCCACACACCAATGATTATCGGGGTTAGAGACTAG